From Streptomyces sp. GSL17-111, one genomic window encodes:
- a CDS encoding DUF6986 family protein: MTQGRPGANEAEASVTLTLTRSVTERIGASLAAVDAELDRRYPGDPGTRQPVHTVYVPGDVFAADTARSWGDQALGLLDAHAPDAGTLAAVLGLDDELAAGVHERVRAKLRREPVEDLRIDFEDGYGNRPDPEEDAHAARAARLVAAAFADGAPSRVPPFLGIRLKCMESAVRDRGIRTLDIFLTGLMEAGGLPRGLVLTLPKVTYAEQVTAMVRLCEEFEQARGLTPGRIGFEIQIETSQSILGADGRATVARMIEAAEGRATGLHYGTFDYSACCGVSAGHQSLDHPVADHAKAVMQVAAAGTGVRLSDGSTNVLPVGPTARVHAAWKLHHDLVRRSLARAYYQGWDMHPGHLPTRYAAVYAFYREGYEAAAARLAAYAADAGGDVMDEPATAKALAGYLLRGLDCGALDDTEVGGATGLSRAEVEGFAAPRRSALTVSAP, from the coding sequence ATGACGCAGGGTCGGCCGGGGGCGAACGAGGCGGAGGCGTCGGTGACCTTGACGCTCACACGGTCCGTGACGGAGCGGATCGGGGCGTCACTGGCCGCCGTCGACGCCGAACTGGACCGGCGCTACCCCGGTGATCCGGGCACGCGGCAGCCCGTGCACACCGTGTACGTGCCCGGCGACGTCTTCGCGGCCGACACCGCGCGCTCCTGGGGCGATCAGGCCCTCGGGCTGCTCGACGCCCACGCCCCCGACGCGGGCACGCTCGCCGCCGTCCTCGGACTCGACGACGAGCTCGCCGCGGGCGTCCACGAGCGGGTGCGGGCCAAGCTCCGCCGTGAGCCCGTGGAGGACCTGCGCATCGACTTCGAGGACGGCTACGGCAACCGGCCGGACCCCGAGGAGGACGCGCACGCGGCCCGCGCCGCCCGCCTCGTCGCCGCCGCGTTCGCCGACGGCGCACCCTCCCGCGTACCGCCGTTCCTCGGTATCCGCCTCAAGTGCATGGAGTCCGCCGTACGCGACCGGGGCATCCGCACCCTCGACATCTTCCTCACCGGCCTCATGGAGGCCGGCGGCCTGCCCCGGGGCCTCGTCCTCACCCTGCCGAAGGTGACGTACGCGGAGCAGGTGACGGCCATGGTCCGGCTCTGCGAGGAGTTCGAGCAGGCACGCGGCCTGACGCCCGGCCGGATCGGCTTCGAGATCCAGATCGAGACCAGCCAGTCGATCCTGGGCGCCGACGGCCGCGCCACGGTCGCCCGCATGATCGAGGCGGCCGAGGGCCGGGCCACCGGGCTCCACTACGGCACGTTCGACTACAGCGCGTGCTGCGGCGTGAGCGCGGGCCACCAGTCGCTGGACCACCCGGTCGCGGACCACGCGAAGGCCGTCATGCAGGTGGCCGCGGCGGGCACCGGCGTCCGGCTCTCCGACGGCTCGACCAACGTGCTGCCCGTCGGCCCGACGGCCCGGGTGCACGCCGCCTGGAAGCTGCACCACGACCTCGTCAGGCGCTCCCTCGCCCGCGCCTACTACCAGGGCTGGGACATGCACCCCGGCCACCTGCCGACCCGGTACGCCGCCGTCTACGCCTTCTACCGCGAGGGCTACGAGGCCGCCGCCGCCCGGCTCGCGGCCTACGCGGCCGACGCGGGGGGCGACGTCATGGACGAGCCCGCCACCGCCAAGGCACTCGCCGGGTACCTGTTGCGCGGCCTGGACTGCGGCGCCCTGGACGACACCGAGGTGGGCGGGGCCACCGGGCTGTCCCGCGCCGAAGTGGAGGGCTTCGCGGCGCCGCGCCGGAGCGCCCTGACCGTCTCCGCCCCCTGA
- a CDS encoding electron transfer flavoprotein subunit alpha/FixB family protein, whose amino-acid sequence MAEVLVYVDHVDGAVRKPTLELLTLARRIGEPVAVHLGPGADTAAATLAEYGAVKVLAADAPEFADYLVVPKVDALQAACEAASAEGSPAAVLLPSSAEGKEIAARLALRLGSGIITDAVDLEAGDEGPVATQSVFAAAFTTKSRVSKGTPVITVKPNSAAPEAAAAAGTVEQLSVSFGELATGTKVVSRKERESTGRPELTEAAIVVSGGRGVGGAENFNVVEALADSLGAAVGASRAAVDAGWYPHSSQVGQTGKTVSPQLYVAAGISGAIQHRAGMQTSKTIVAVNKDAEAPIFDLVDYGVVGDLFEVVPQLTEEVKTRKG is encoded by the coding sequence ATGGCTGAAGTCCTTGTCTACGTCGACCACGTGGACGGCGCCGTCCGCAAGCCCACCCTGGAGCTGCTGACCCTCGCCCGCCGTATCGGCGAGCCCGTCGCCGTCCACCTCGGCCCCGGTGCCGACACCGCCGCCGCGACCCTGGCCGAGTACGGCGCGGTGAAGGTCCTCGCCGCCGACGCCCCCGAGTTCGCCGACTACCTGGTCGTGCCCAAGGTGGACGCGCTGCAGGCCGCGTGCGAGGCGGCGTCCGCCGAGGGCTCCCCGGCCGCCGTGCTGCTGCCCTCCTCCGCCGAGGGCAAGGAGATCGCGGCCCGCCTGGCGCTGCGTCTGGGCTCCGGCATCATCACCGACGCCGTCGACCTGGAGGCCGGTGACGAGGGTCCGGTGGCCACCCAGTCGGTGTTCGCCGCCGCCTTCACCACCAAGTCCCGCGTCTCCAAGGGCACCCCGGTCATCACGGTCAAGCCCAACTCCGCCGCTCCCGAGGCCGCCGCGGCGGCCGGAACCGTCGAGCAGCTGTCGGTCTCCTTCGGCGAGCTGGCCACCGGCACCAAGGTGGTCTCCCGCAAGGAGCGCGAGTCGACCGGGCGTCCGGAGCTGACCGAGGCCGCGATCGTGGTCTCCGGCGGCCGTGGCGTCGGCGGCGCGGAGAACTTCAACGTCGTCGAGGCGCTGGCCGACTCCCTCGGCGCCGCCGTGGGTGCCTCCCGCGCCGCCGTCGACGCCGGCTGGTACCCGCACTCCAGCCAGGTCGGCCAGACCGGCAAGACCGTGTCGCCGCAGCTGTACGTCGCGGCCGGCATCTCCGGTGCGATCCAGCACCGCGCCGGTATGCAGACCTCGAAGACGATCGTCGCCGTCAACAAGGACGCCGAGGCCCCGATCTTCGACCTGGTCGACTACGGCGTGGTCGGCGACCTGTTCGAGGTCGTCCCGCAGCTCACCGAAGAGGTCAAGACCCGCAAGGGCTGA
- a CDS encoding electron transfer flavoprotein subunit beta/FixA family protein has translation MSLRIVVCVKYVPDATGDRHFAEDLTTDRDAVDGLLSELDEYAVEQALQIAENADDAEVTVLTVGPEDASDALRKALSMGADKGVHVEDDDLHGTDAIGTSLVMAKAIEQTGYDLVICGMASTDGTMGVLPALLAERLGVPQVTLLSEVSVEDGKITGRRDGDSATEHLEAALPAVASVTDQSGEARYPSFKGIMAAKKKPVESLDLDDLDIEAEEVGLEGAWTKVEDATARPARTAGTVVKDEGEGGKQLAEFLAGQKFI, from the coding sequence GTGAGCTTGAGGATCGTTGTCTGTGTGAAGTACGTGCCCGACGCCACCGGCGACCGGCACTTCGCCGAGGACCTGACCACTGACCGCGACGCGGTGGACGGCCTGCTCTCGGAGCTCGACGAATACGCGGTGGAGCAGGCGCTGCAGATCGCCGAGAACGCCGACGACGCCGAGGTCACCGTGCTCACGGTCGGCCCGGAGGACGCGAGCGACGCGCTGCGCAAGGCTCTGTCCATGGGTGCCGACAAGGGCGTGCACGTCGAGGACGACGACCTGCACGGCACCGACGCCATCGGTACCTCCCTGGTGATGGCCAAGGCCATCGAGCAGACCGGTTACGACCTGGTGATCTGCGGTATGGCCTCCACCGACGGCACGATGGGCGTGCTGCCCGCGCTGCTGGCCGAGCGGCTGGGCGTGCCGCAGGTGACCCTGCTCTCCGAGGTCTCCGTCGAGGACGGCAAGATCACCGGCCGCCGGGACGGCGACTCCGCCACCGAGCACCTGGAGGCCGCGCTGCCGGCCGTCGCCTCGGTCACCGACCAGTCCGGCGAGGCCCGCTACCCGTCCTTCAAGGGCATCATGGCGGCCAAGAAGAAGCCGGTGGAGTCCCTGGACCTGGACGACCTGGACATCGAGGCCGAGGAGGTCGGTCTGGAGGGTGCCTGGACGAAGGTCGAGGACGCCACCGCACGTCCGGCCCGCACCGCCGGCACCGTCGTGAAGGACGAGGGCGAGGGCGGCAAGCAGCTCGCCGAGTTCCTGGCGGGCCAGAAGTTCATCTGA
- a CDS encoding flavin reductase family protein: MKPAGAVGAALLDGGPDLLRAAFRRHPAGVAVITAAAPAAPGAGGAAARPVGFTASSVASVAADPPLLSFGVGTGSSTWPVLAEATHVGVHFLGEHQQDVAETFARHGADRFAPPLTWRPGPFSVPVLGDVPVWLVCRVAGRVPAGDHRVVIAEVVAGDAAGPGRPLLYHQGRFTALRD, encoded by the coding sequence GTGAAGCCGGCGGGCGCGGTGGGCGCCGCGCTGCTCGACGGTGGCCCCGACCTGTTGCGCGCCGCGTTCCGCCGTCACCCGGCCGGAGTGGCCGTGATCACCGCCGCCGCGCCCGCCGCGCCTGGCGCGGGCGGCGCGGCGGCGCGTCCGGTCGGCTTCACGGCCTCGTCGGTGGCGTCGGTCGCCGCGGACCCGCCCCTGCTGTCCTTCGGAGTCGGTACCGGTTCGTCCACCTGGCCGGTCCTGGCCGAGGCCACCCATGTGGGGGTGCACTTCCTGGGCGAGCACCAGCAGGACGTGGCCGAGACGTTCGCCCGGCACGGCGCGGACCGCTTCGCGCCTCCCCTCACGTGGCGCCCGGGCCCCTTCTCCGTGCCCGTCCTGGGGGACGTCCCGGTGTGGCTGGTGTGCCGGGTGGCGGGCCGTGTGCCCGCGGGCGACCACCGTGTGGTCATCGCCGAGGTGGTGGCGGGCGACGCCGCCGGCCCCGGCCGGCCGCTGCTCTATCACCAGGGGCGCTTCACGGCGTTGCGTGATTGA
- a CDS encoding TlpA family protein disulfide reductase, which translates to MTERSRTRRLSAADLAVARLGERATLVQFSTAFCQPCRATRGVLRQVSGMVDGVLHVEVDAEDRLTLVRDLHIEATPTVLVLDEGGRIVRRAVGPPRTVDVIAALGEVL; encoded by the coding sequence ATGACCGAGCGGAGCCGGACACGGCGCCTGAGCGCGGCGGACCTCGCCGTGGCGCGGCTGGGGGAGCGGGCCACGCTCGTGCAGTTCTCGACGGCGTTCTGCCAGCCGTGCCGGGCGACGCGCGGCGTCCTGCGGCAGGTCAGCGGCATGGTCGACGGCGTGCTCCACGTGGAGGTCGACGCCGAGGACCGGCTGACGCTCGTCCGGGACCTGCACATCGAGGCCACCCCCACCGTTCTGGTGCTCGACGAGGGCGGGCGCATCGTGCGCCGGGCCGTCGGCCCTCCGCGCACCGTCGACGTGATCGCCGCGCTGGGCGAGGTCCTGTGA
- a CDS encoding lysophospholipid acyltransferase family protein, producing the protein MAELVYPPVIRTALTWFKAIDLRFDIEGTEHVPQRGGAVLVSNHISYLDFIFAGRAALPAKRLVRFMAKESVFRHKVSGPLMRAMKHIPVDRSAGKDAYRHAVRALRSGEIVGVFPEATISPSFTLKEFKSGAARMAQEAEVPLLPVALWGTQRLWTKGRPRDFGRNHFPITIRVGAPLLPRAGESVGAVTERLRGRVQELLEAAQRAYPARPKNADDAWWLPAHLGGTAPAPPQP; encoded by the coding sequence ATGGCAGAGCTCGTCTATCCCCCCGTCATCCGCACGGCGCTCACCTGGTTCAAGGCGATCGACCTGCGCTTCGACATCGAGGGGACCGAGCACGTGCCGCAGCGGGGGGGTGCCGTCCTGGTCAGCAACCACATCAGCTACCTGGACTTCATCTTCGCCGGACGAGCCGCCCTGCCCGCGAAGCGGCTGGTGCGGTTCATGGCGAAGGAGTCCGTCTTCCGCCACAAGGTCTCCGGTCCCCTGATGCGGGCCATGAAGCACATCCCGGTGGACCGCTCGGCGGGCAAGGACGCCTACCGGCACGCGGTGCGGGCACTGCGGTCGGGGGAGATCGTCGGCGTCTTCCCGGAGGCGACCATCTCGCCGTCGTTCACGCTCAAGGAGTTCAAGAGCGGCGCGGCGCGGATGGCGCAGGAGGCCGAGGTTCCGCTCCTCCCGGTGGCCCTGTGGGGCACGCAGCGCCTGTGGACGAAGGGGCGCCCCCGCGACTTCGGGCGCAACCACTTCCCGATCACCATCCGCGTCGGCGCGCCGCTGCTCCCCCGAGCCGGGGAGTCGGTCGGCGCCGTCACCGAGCGGTTGCGCGGCCGGGTGCAGGAGCTGCTGGAGGCCGCTCAGCGCGCCTACCCGGCCCGGCCGAAGAACGCGGACGACGCCTGGTGGCTGCCCGCCCACCTGGGCGGCACCGCGCCGGCGCCCCCGCAGCCGTGA